The following are encoded in a window of Candidatus Deferrimicrobium sp. genomic DNA:
- a CDS encoding (Fe-S)-binding protein, whose product MRDADLKALTGLCAKCGTCRTVCTLYPERKAEIAVARGKIALIDAAMSGEDNDADAVQEALTDCLLCGRCERACPNQVLVEEIVMKGRADLAEEVGIPAWKRVLFGKVMTSPAATGIARKAAAAGQRLLPGKIPTASGLHYRFPDGLGGEGRTVPKLPAKGFLESLGKGEAATGEVMLFVGCVFDHVFPEVGRASYETVKASGRSVAVFRDAACCGLPAMVSGDRRSATECAEANVRRLRAAEPGAIVFPCGSCLLMFKRNVFSLIPKGDPLYDDAVFVANHAVDYASFLLSSGVLDRLPEPSPVEKVGEIGYHDPCHLSGTLGKGPEAREVLSRAVGPAFAEMAGADLCCAYGGTFNMRDYSTSARIGENKVTAAVRGGTKVISTACSGCALQMRDMAARTDPSVRVVHIAELVHQALFRK is encoded by the coding sequence GTGAGGGACGCCGATTTGAAGGCGTTGACCGGACTGTGCGCGAAGTGCGGCACCTGCCGGACGGTGTGCACCCTTTACCCGGAGCGGAAGGCGGAGATCGCCGTCGCCCGGGGGAAGATCGCCCTGATCGATGCGGCGATGAGCGGGGAGGACAATGACGCGGATGCGGTGCAGGAGGCGCTGACCGACTGCCTCCTGTGCGGGCGGTGCGAGCGGGCATGCCCCAACCAGGTGCTGGTCGAGGAGATCGTGATGAAGGGGCGCGCCGACCTCGCGGAGGAGGTCGGAATCCCCGCCTGGAAGCGGGTTCTTTTCGGGAAGGTGATGACATCCCCGGCGGCGACGGGGATCGCCCGGAAGGCGGCCGCCGCGGGACAGCGGTTGCTGCCCGGGAAGATCCCCACGGCGAGCGGCCTGCACTACCGTTTCCCCGATGGGCTCGGGGGGGAAGGGCGGACCGTCCCGAAGCTGCCCGCGAAGGGATTTCTCGAGTCCCTCGGAAAGGGGGAGGCGGCCACCGGCGAGGTGATGCTCTTCGTCGGCTGCGTCTTCGATCACGTCTTCCCCGAAGTCGGACGCGCGTCCTACGAGACCGTCAAGGCATCGGGGAGATCCGTGGCGGTCTTCCGCGACGCCGCGTGCTGCGGCCTCCCCGCCATGGTGTCCGGGGACCGCCGGTCCGCCACGGAGTGCGCGGAGGCGAACGTGCGCCGCCTGCGGGCGGCGGAGCCCGGGGCGATCGTCTTTCCCTGCGGATCCTGCCTCCTCATGTTCAAGAGGAACGTCTTTTCCCTGATCCCGAAGGGAGATCCCTTGTACGATGACGCGGTGTTCGTCGCGAACCACGCGGTGGACTATGCGAGCTTCCTCCTCTCCTCGGGGGTTCTCGACCGGCTCCCGGAGCCTTCCCCTGTGGAAAAGGTCGGCGAGATCGGGTACCACGACCCGTGCCACCTGTCGGGGACGCTGGGGAAGGGTCCCGAGGCGAGGGAGGTGCTGTCGCGGGCCGTCGGCCCGGCGTTCGCCGAGATGGCGGGCGCCGACCTGTGCTGCGCCTACGGCGGGACGTTCAACATGCGCGACTACTCGACCTCGGCGCGGATCGGGGAGAACAAGGTGACGGCCGCGGTCCGCGGGGGGACGAAGGTGATCTCCACCGCCTGCTCGGGGTGCGCCCTCCAGATGCGGGACATGGCCGCCCGGACGGACCCCTCCGTGCGCGTCGTCCACATCGCCGAGTTGGTCCACCAGGCCCTGTTCCGGAAGTGA
- the accC gene encoding acetyl-CoA carboxylase biotin carboxylase subunit, translating into MFRKILIANRGEIAVRVLRACKELGIRTVAVFSEVDRKALHTRYADEAYCIGPAPARESYLVIDKIIDAAKKTGAEAIHPGYGFLAENPRFADRCEKEKVKLIGPSAYAMRTMGSKTLARKTVQAAGVPVVPGTVEPIATEAEVVRVAREIGFPVMLKATAGGGGKGLRLVRDESELASSLRMAKSEAKSAFSDDSVYIEKYIENPRHVEIQILGDRYGNYAHLFERECSIQRRHQKVVEESPSVIITPEVRAAMGKVAIEAARAVKYEGAGTCEFLVDSKRNFFFLEMNTRLQVEHPVTEMVTGVDIVKEQIRVAAGEKLSIRQEDVKQSGHAIECRVYAEDPERNFMPCPGVVTSLRVPGGPGVRDDSGMYEGSEIPIYYDPIISKLVAWGKDRTEAINRMKRALAEYVVTGVKTTIPFHIRVMNNRHFIEGNFDTNFIDKVFFKEEEARQLANEEVALVTAAIQVFTGERMRAVAQQPGEAAGPVSMWKYSTRPGIRMIG; encoded by the coding sequence GTGTTCCGGAAGATCCTGATCGCGAACCGCGGGGAGATCGCCGTCCGGGTGCTCCGCGCCTGCAAGGAGCTGGGGATCCGCACGGTGGCGGTCTTCTCCGAGGTCGACCGGAAGGCCCTGCACACACGCTATGCGGACGAGGCGTATTGCATCGGCCCCGCGCCGGCGCGGGAGTCGTACCTGGTGATCGACAAGATCATCGACGCGGCGAAAAAAACCGGCGCGGAGGCCATTCATCCCGGGTACGGCTTCCTCGCGGAAAACCCGCGGTTCGCCGACCGGTGCGAGAAGGAGAAGGTCAAGCTGATCGGCCCCTCCGCCTACGCCATGCGGACGATGGGTTCCAAGACGCTCGCCCGGAAGACAGTACAGGCGGCGGGGGTCCCTGTGGTTCCCGGCACGGTGGAGCCGATCGCCACGGAGGCGGAGGTCGTGCGCGTCGCCAGGGAGATCGGATTCCCGGTGATGCTGAAGGCCACCGCCGGGGGTGGGGGAAAGGGGCTGCGGCTGGTGAGGGATGAGTCCGAGCTTGCTTCCTCGCTGCGGATGGCGAAGTCGGAAGCGAAATCCGCTTTCAGCGACGATTCCGTGTACATCGAGAAGTACATCGAAAACCCCCGCCACGTGGAGATCCAGATCCTCGGGGACCGGTACGGAAACTACGCGCACCTGTTCGAGCGGGAATGCTCCATCCAGCGGCGTCACCAGAAGGTTGTCGAGGAGTCCCCCTCCGTCATCATCACCCCCGAGGTCCGGGCGGCGATGGGGAAGGTGGCGATCGAGGCGGCGCGGGCGGTGAAGTACGAGGGCGCGGGTACGTGCGAGTTCCTCGTGGACTCGAAACGGAACTTCTTCTTCCTCGAGATGAACACGCGGCTCCAGGTGGAGCACCCGGTGACCGAAATGGTGACCGGGGTCGACATCGTCAAGGAGCAGATCCGCGTGGCGGCCGGGGAGAAGCTCTCCATCCGTCAGGAGGACGTGAAGCAGTCCGGGCACGCCATCGAATGCCGCGTCTACGCCGAGGACCCGGAACGCAACTTCATGCCGTGCCCCGGCGTGGTCACCTCGCTGCGCGTTCCGGGAGGTCCGGGCGTTCGGGACGACTCGGGCATGTACGAGGGGTCCGAGATCCCCATCTACTACGACCCGATCATCTCCAAGCTGGTGGCGTGGGGGAAGGACCGGACGGAGGCGATCAACCGGATGAAGCGGGCACTCGCCGAGTACGTGGTCACCGGGGTGAAAACCACCATCCCCTTCCACATCCGCGTGATGAACAACCGGCACTTCATCGAGGGAAACTTCGACACGAACTTCATCGACAAGGTGTTCTTCAAGGAGGAAGAGGCGCGCCAGCTCGCCAACGAGGAGGTCGCCCTGGTCACGGCGGCGATCCAGGTGTTCACCGGGGAGAGGATGCGCGCGGTGGCCCAGCAACCCGGGGAGGCGGCCGGTCCCGTCTCGATGTGGAAATACTCCACGCGCCCGGGCATCCGGATGATCGGGTAG
- a CDS encoding acyl-CoA carboxylase subunit beta — MSLEEKFEVLRKRNAIAMEGGGRKRIETQHAQGKLTARERVELLLDPNTFVEMDRFVQHRCADFEMEKFLGDGVITGYGKVNGRLVYVFAQDFTVYGGSLSEAYAEKICKIMDHAVRNGAPVVGLNDSGGARIQEGVQSLAGYADIFLRNTLTSGVVPQISAIMGPCAGGAVYSPAITDFILMVKNTSYMFVTGPDVIKTVTHEEVTKENLGGAMAHNERSGVAHFAAEDEKECLYLIRELLSFVPQNNLEDPPAVTPKDSPDRADESLNQVVPDIPTKPYDIRDVVRKVADDGYFFEIQEHYARNIVIGFARMNGRSVGVVANQPAILAGCLDINSSIKGARFVRFCDAFNIPLLTFVDVPGFLPGTTQEYGGIIKHGAKLLYAFAEATVPKVTVITRKAYGGAYDVMASKHIRADVNFAFPTAEIAVMGPDGAVNIIFRKELVKSDNPEATKAELVADYRDRFASPYKAAELGYIDEVIMPSETRPKVIKAFEMLKNKRDTNPPRKHGNIPL; from the coding sequence ATGTCGCTCGAAGAGAAGTTCGAGGTGTTGCGGAAGAGAAACGCCATCGCGATGGAAGGGGGCGGCAGGAAGCGGATCGAGACCCAGCACGCGCAGGGGAAGCTGACGGCGCGGGAGCGGGTCGAGCTTCTCCTGGACCCGAACACCTTCGTCGAGATGGACCGCTTCGTCCAGCACCGCTGCGCCGACTTCGAGATGGAAAAGTTCCTCGGGGACGGCGTGATCACGGGGTACGGGAAGGTGAACGGGCGGCTCGTCTACGTCTTCGCCCAGGACTTCACCGTCTACGGCGGCTCCCTCTCCGAGGCGTACGCGGAGAAGATCTGCAAGATCATGGACCACGCGGTCCGCAACGGGGCGCCGGTCGTCGGCCTGAACGACTCCGGTGGCGCGCGTATCCAGGAGGGGGTCCAGAGCCTCGCCGGATACGCCGACATCTTCCTGCGGAACACCTTAACATCGGGGGTCGTCCCCCAGATCTCCGCGATCATGGGTCCGTGCGCCGGCGGCGCCGTCTACTCCCCGGCGATCACCGACTTCATCCTGATGGTCAAGAACACCTCCTACATGTTCGTGACGGGACCGGACGTCATCAAGACGGTCACCCACGAGGAGGTCACCAAGGAGAACCTCGGCGGGGCGATGGCCCACAACGAACGTAGCGGCGTGGCCCACTTCGCTGCCGAGGACGAGAAGGAGTGCCTCTACCTCATCCGGGAGTTGCTCTCCTTCGTCCCCCAGAACAATCTGGAAGACCCCCCAGCCGTGACTCCGAAAGACTCCCCCGACCGCGCGGACGAAAGCCTGAACCAGGTGGTCCCCGACATCCCGACGAAGCCGTACGACATCCGGGACGTGGTCAGGAAGGTCGCGGACGACGGGTACTTCTTCGAGATCCAGGAGCACTACGCCAGAAACATCGTCATCGGGTTCGCGCGGATGAACGGGCGCTCCGTGGGCGTCGTGGCGAACCAGCCCGCGATCCTGGCCGGTTGCCTCGACATAAACTCCTCGATCAAGGGGGCGCGCTTCGTACGCTTCTGCGACGCCTTCAACATCCCGCTCCTCACCTTCGTCGACGTGCCGGGCTTCCTCCCGGGCACGACCCAGGAGTACGGCGGGATCATCAAGCACGGGGCGAAGCTCCTGTACGCCTTCGCGGAAGCGACCGTCCCCAAGGTGACCGTCATCACCCGCAAGGCGTACGGGGGGGCGTACGACGTCATGGCCTCCAAACACATCCGGGCGGACGTCAACTTCGCATTCCCGACCGCCGAGATCGCCGTGATGGGACCCGACGGGGCGGTGAACATCATCTTCCGGAAGGAGCTCGTCAAATCCGACAACCCGGAGGCGACCAAGGCCGAGCTGGTGGCCGACTACCGGGACCGCTTCGCCTCGCCGTACAAGGCGGCGGAGCTCGGATACATCGACGAGGTCATCATGCCCTCGGAAACCAGGCCGAAAGTCATCAAGGCGTTCGAGATGCTGAAGAACAAGCGCGACACGAACCCGCCGCGCAAGCACGGCAATATCCCCCTGTAG
- a CDS encoding biotin/lipoyl-containing protein, protein MSYVATIGEREVKVTVEDLGGAGYKVAIDGVEHVVDAHQVAGQLWSVLYRGASFVVDVTQLPTEEYEVLIQGDCHKFTMMNEQRRAMIRAGGKGSAGKAMLTSPMPGKVVKLLVNEGQEVEAGQGVIVVEAMKMENELKCALAGKVKEIFVAEGEVVESGAKLLLVE, encoded by the coding sequence ATGAGCTACGTGGCGACGATCGGCGAGCGGGAAGTGAAGGTCACCGTCGAGGACCTCGGCGGGGCGGGGTACAAGGTGGCGATCGACGGGGTGGAGCACGTCGTGGACGCCCACCAGGTGGCCGGCCAGCTCTGGTCGGTCCTGTACCGGGGCGCGTCGTTCGTGGTGGACGTGACCCAGCTGCCGACGGAGGAGTACGAGGTGCTCATCCAGGGCGACTGCCACAAGTTCACCATGATGAACGAGCAGCGCCGGGCGATGATCCGGGCGGGCGGCAAAGGCTCCGCCGGGAAGGCGATGCTCACCTCCCCGATGCCCGGGAAGGTGGTCAAGCTCCTGGTCAATGAAGGGCAGGAGGTCGAGGCCGGCCAGGGAGTGATCGTCGTCGAGGCGATGAAGATGGAGAACGAGTTGAAGTGCGCCCTCGCGGGGAAGGTGAAGGAGATCTTCGTGGCGGAAGGCGAGGTCGTCGAGTCGGGGGCGAAGCTGCTCCTCGTGGAATAG
- a CDS encoding FAD-binding oxidoreductase, giving the protein MHAEALSALGNLFGDRLRTSLETRICYSFDATGKKFLPDAVVYPVNAEDVRQTVLLANFHRFPVVPRGAGSGFSGGSLPVQGGVVLSTERMDRIISIDTENLYAVVEPGVVTETLKLEARKRGLFYPPDPASLKFSTVGGNIAECAGGMCAVKYGVTRDYVLGLEAVLGTGELLRTGVATAKGVVGYDLTRMIVGSEGTLGIVTRATLRLIPLPEAAATLLALFHENRRSAETVNAIVAARVTPSAMELMDRTAIDCVQALMPVQLPEGTGSALLLEVDGAEGQVAREANLLTEVCHAHGAIEVRRASDAPGREELWKLRRSISPALRRVAPVKLNEDIVVPRSRLADMFAFLSDLSDRRNVRIVTFGHAGDGNIHVNIMVSGTDADEARRAEEAVAEVFHKTVEMGGTISGEHGVGISKAPFLEMEVGPLGVAVMKRLKACFDPNGILNPGKIFLDEAAVRV; this is encoded by the coding sequence ATGCACGCTGAAGCCCTTTCCGCGCTGGGGAATCTGTTCGGCGACCGCCTGCGGACCTCCCTCGAGACACGCATCTGCTATTCGTTCGACGCCACAGGGAAGAAGTTCCTCCCCGACGCCGTCGTCTACCCAGTGAATGCCGAAGACGTTCGACAGACCGTCCTCCTTGCCAACTTCCACCGCTTTCCCGTCGTCCCGCGGGGGGCGGGCTCCGGTTTTTCCGGCGGTTCGCTGCCGGTTCAGGGAGGGGTCGTCCTCTCCACGGAACGGATGGACCGGATCATTTCGATCGACACGGAGAACCTGTACGCCGTCGTCGAGCCGGGGGTGGTGACGGAGACGCTCAAGCTGGAGGCGAGGAAGCGCGGGCTTTTCTACCCGCCGGACCCGGCCTCCCTCAAGTTCAGCACCGTCGGCGGAAATATCGCCGAGTGCGCGGGGGGAATGTGCGCGGTGAAGTACGGCGTCACGCGCGACTACGTCCTCGGCCTCGAGGCGGTTCTGGGGACAGGGGAACTCCTCCGCACCGGCGTCGCGACGGCGAAAGGGGTCGTGGGGTACGACCTCACGCGGATGATTGTGGGCTCCGAGGGGACCCTGGGGATCGTCACGCGGGCTACGCTCCGGCTCATACCGCTGCCCGAGGCGGCGGCGACGCTTCTGGCGCTGTTCCACGAGAACCGCCGGTCTGCCGAGACCGTCAACGCCATCGTCGCCGCGAGGGTGACCCCCTCCGCGATGGAATTGATGGACCGCACCGCGATCGACTGCGTGCAGGCGCTGATGCCCGTCCAGCTCCCCGAGGGAACCGGGAGCGCCCTGCTGCTGGAGGTCGACGGTGCGGAGGGCCAGGTCGCGCGGGAGGCGAACCTCCTCACGGAGGTGTGCCATGCCCACGGGGCCATCGAAGTCCGGCGAGCTTCCGACGCGCCGGGGAGGGAAGAGCTCTGGAAGCTGCGCCGCTCGATCTCGCCGGCCCTTCGACGGGTCGCGCCGGTCAAGCTCAACGAGGACATCGTCGTCCCGCGAAGCCGCCTCGCCGACATGTTCGCCTTCCTCTCCGATCTCTCCGACCGCAGGAACGTGCGGATCGTCACCTTCGGCCACGCGGGGGACGGCAACATCCACGTGAACATCATGGTCTCGGGCACGGACGCGGACGAGGCGCGCCGGGCGGAAGAAGCGGTCGCGGAGGTGTTCCACAAGACCGTCGAGATGGGGGGGACGATCTCGGGAGAGCACGGGGTGGGGATCTCCAAGGCGCCGTTCCTGGAAATGGAGGTCGGCCCGCTCGGCGTCGCCGTGATGAAACGGCTCAAGGCGTGCTTCGACCCGAACGGGATCCTCAACCCCGGGAAGATCTTCCTCGACGAGGCCGCGGTGCGCGTGTGA